The genomic region GCTGGAAGCATAGTTGCCCTGTttctgctccagcagcagctcggggggtggtggtggcagtaCCATGTCATCCATGGTGGCAACGGGCTCCAGCTGGGCCGAGACCCGTGAAGAAGTGAGGGAGCCGTGCCTGGTGACTGACTTGCGCTTCAGAGTCCGGTTCAGGTCCTCTAGGAAGTTGGGCTGGACTGTCAGGTTCCCcttgggggaggtggggggcagttgctgtggaggaggggaggggggtagCGGCTCTGGGGTGCCAGCGTTACGACGAAGCTGTATGGGTGGGGGTGTCTTCTTCAGCGAGGCCTTGTTCCATGAAGCAGACTGGGGCTGAGGTGTTACCAAAGCCACTTTGTCAACagggagtgggggagggggtggcggAGGGGGCGGTGGCGGCGGAGGCGGAGGCAGGAGCTCCGAGTCAGGTGGCGGAGGAGGGAAGTAGTCATAATCAGGTGGCGGTGCAGGAAAGTCACCATTAGACTGCTGATGTTGGCCAGCTAGACCCTGAAGAGCCAGGGGCAAATTAGAGAGGTTTAGCTTCCCTGGTTTGGGCGTGGCCAAGCGGCCTGGAGGGGGGTCCTTCGAGGGGGAACTGGAAGAAGACACGCTGGAAGCAGATGTAGATGGCTGGCCAAACCTGCTCACTAGATCCTCTACCTTTTTAGTCTTCTTTTCTCCGAAGCTGGACGAGGAGATGGCAGACTTTGCCGGGGAGCCCATGCTTGGtggaaggggtgggggaggaggaacGGGAgggagtggaggaggaggaggagggggtgggaagTCGAGACTGCCCTCTGGGGGAGGTGGAGGGAATTCGGGAGACTGCTGCTGGTTTTGCACCCCTGCCTGCCACTTCGGTTTAGTTTTCACTGCAGGGGGTGATGGTGGAGCAGAGGCCTTGGAACTCTCAGGGGCGTGCAGAGTGTTGGGGGAGGAGCCAGGGAACTGGCTGGCTATTTGTTTCACCAGCGATGAGGTGGCCGCACATTTGGAGGCAAAGCTGTGCTGTTTTGGCATGGTGGGTGGGGGCTGAGCAGGGGTGTGGCCTGAAAGGacaatgtgctgcttttttattggacctggagggggagggggagggggtgggacaGGAGGGAACAGTGACACAGGGGATGTTGGATGGCCAGATGGTTTAGGAGCAGTAAGAGGGGGAATGCCACCAGAAAAGTTTTtagctggaggaggtggtggtggtggtgctgggaCTTGCTGCAGAAATGGTGGAGCAGGAGGGGGAGATGGAAAGGCTCGTATTTGCTGaagtggaggaggtggaggaggaggaggaggaggaggaggtggtggtgctggagatggagggggaggagctGCCACTTGCTgaggagggggtggaggtggtGCTGGAGCAGGAAGGGGTGGAGCTGCCACTTGCTGGAGAAGGGGTAGAAGgggagctggagcaggagggggaggggttgcTACTCGCTGAACAggcagtggtggtggtggtgctggagcaAGGGTTGGAGGAGCTGTTATTTGCTGGAGAGGAAGTTGAGGTGGTGATGGAGcagaaggtggtggtggtggcggcggcgacGGCTGAGGAACAGGCTGTGACTCAATCTGGCTGGCAGGGGGGGAGACATCCACAGGCAGATTGGGAAATTTCTGTGCAAGGACTTGCTGCAGCCCATTGCTACTGAGGGATGGAGCCGGTGGAAAGCCGTTGCTCTGCAGACGGGAGGACAACAGCATTGGCTGCCCCTGCACGGGAGGTGGAGGAGTCGTGGTGgatggaggtggagaagctgcagCGGCGCCCAGCTTCAACACAGCCATGGCAGAGCCTGGGGCTGGCATAGGAGGTGGTGgcgggggtggaggagggggtgggacATTCACAGTGGCAGGGACATTGACATGGGGTTTAACAGCATGGGGCGGCAGGGCAGGGGGTAACAGCTGCTGGGCCAGCGATGGGGGCTTGAAATGACTGGCAGTCTGGGAAGCGTTCTGCAGGCGGGTGATGGTGCTATACTTGGCAAACATAGTGGGGGCAGCGTGGTGGGATGGGTTGGGcagtgggggaggaggagggggtggaggaggtggcggtggaggcgggggagggggtggtggaggaGATGGCTGTACAGACACACTGGGAAAGCTGCTGCGCGCCTGTGGCTGAGACGAGGCCGGCTGCTGGACCGCAGGAGGTCCTCTGACAGATTCTGCCTTTACCTGGATGAGGAAGTAAAAGACAAGAAGAGTAATGTGGTGTGGCATAACAGACTGACTGACATGTTTATTAATGCACCACAACACCAACAATGGTCAGCGCCGCTCAACAGTCTTACTCAGAGAACATGAAGGAACACAATGAGAGAAAATGACCCGGCAAAAATGCAAGTAGGAAGACAACACGGATGCGTAACACAAAACATTAGTGAAATATATTCCACGCTGGAAAAGCACAAGGTAAAGAGGGAGACttcattacagtaaatgaatTCTCTATTCTTTTCACACAAGTACAGGCCCACAAAGTCAGCTGTCCTAAGCATTGAGATAAAACACACGTGTCATAGGCTGTGGACACACCGCACGCAACAGCAGCTCTTCATCGCGAGGCTCAGGAACGCCATATTGAGCCAGAGACTCCGTGACACAGCGCAGATTTCAAAAGACAAATGGCAGCAGGTGAAATCTAATCTCCAGGGCAACAGAAAACAATGATATGGATAAACTGTTCTCCAGTGGGATGGTATTTGGAGCTCTGCATTATCTGTCTAGTGGAACGGGTGACAGCAGCAGGACAGGTATCGTCCTCCTGTGTGAACACGTTTCACTGCAAACTCTCCATCACTTTGTGGAACTGTCTTCCTGCAGggatgcaaaaaacaaacaccttcCTGCTCTGTGGTGCTTACTTTCCTCTAcctcagtctctcacacacacacaggtttgtgAATTGCTATCACTGTGGGGACTTCACACTCCATTTAAAGCAGCAATCCATTCCTAACCCATTCTGAAAACTTAAAGTATGCATGTTTTGAACAATCTAAACATTTTGGCACTTAACTGGTTCAGTCAACTGACAAATCAACTTTCGTGATTAGTAAATTCCAACATGTTTCCCCTTGTGAGGACACCTCCACAAGGTCAGTTTTCCAGAAATTACTGTCCTTGTgagaacatttctgaaaagtcCCTGTAAGGACATGAACACAAGAACAGTCAAACGTGTGCATGCAAACCAACGCAGACACACCACCTCGACACATTTACACAACTTCATTCTGGTTGGGGGGGGAAATGGGAAAACTGAAATCATAGGTTAATCCAAAGAAGTGcaaaggagaacaaaaaaaaggccaaaataaacaaaaaaacaccagtgCTTTGTGGATGGACTGGGTTAATgaaacaaaagaggaaaaatctTATCTCTCACATCTCACAGCGACCCAGCATTCCGCCTCAGGAGTCGGCCAGGGGTGACAGTAAAAACCTCACTGACCGATCGTTAGTTCCCTTCTCAGTGTGCAGATTACAGGACTCCAGAGTTACAGTTAAAGGACTGGCAAACCCTAACCTCAATCTCCACCAGTGCACAACGGCATGGCTTTGCGAGACTTGACCTTCGACCCCTGGGTAGACaaggggagaggagagagatgaggaTAGTAAGAACAGAGACAAACATGGTCTTTTAGCCAAGCCTGTCCTGAaagcacacactgtacacatagcaccaaaaaataaataaaaaaataataaaaaaaaaactgcatgtagCCGCTCTAAATGGCAGCAACCAGCCAGTTAATGACACAGGGGACTGCAAGACACATCACGGTCCACGGCTTATGAATACTGTAATAATCCACAACAGGGTTCGTGCAAAGGTGGACACCAGACAACACAGTGGACAATAAGTGACATCAAAAGGGTCCAGCCAGCAGTTTGCCTCAGAAGAGCAGAAGAACTGGAAGAGAAAGTCAGAGAGGTAGTGGTGGAGGGATATCAAATCAGGGGCTGACCCTTACCTTGGAGCTCTCCTCCATCTGGGTCCCTCTCTTCCAGGCTTCAGAGAAGATGGAGCTGACCACACTCTGGGAGCGCGCGTGGCTGGAGCAGGTGCTGTCCGACACGCCGCTATCCGACTGGGTGGAATGGTTTGAGTGGGACTCTATAAAACAGGCATGTGGGTGTGAGAGTGTGGACACCAGTGCCGGACTCTATTTGCACCCTCCTGCTAGAACGGCCTGGTAAGAGGTGGTGCGAGTCTCCGACCCGTTCCCAGATGCCCACACTCACCAGGCAGGCTAGACGAGCTGGAGCCAGACTTTATActggagctggagagagaggaccAGTCATAGGCTGCTTCTGTGCGCTTCATGGCCTCCTGGTAGTTCATATACAGCTGCTTCCCATACTGCAACCACACCGGGAGACAAGCGGGTTATGGGTTCACTCATGAAGAGCTGCTGCACACAAGGCATCTCTTGCCCTCTGTTAGTTATAAGGGATGCTGTGGTTACCTTGGCGATGCGGATTCCGTTGACCCATTGGTGAAGAGTTCTGACATCATCACAGCAAAGATATTTGATGTACTGAGATTTCTTCTGGATCTGAGGATGCTTTatgaaggaagaaaaatgcaattaaaatctTTCTATGTTCCAAGTTATTAAACACACATCTGTTATAAAATCAGTTAAATGATCTTGTGTGGGAAAAATGCTTGACATTCAACCACATTCCCTTTATTGTTGATGGTGGCAGAAGGGCATTTTGGCTGTTGTCCCTCTTACATGAACCTTGCTTTGAATGAATCTACCTTGTCAAGTCTTCCAACAAAGAAAggatgtgtttatttaaaatagaaaatgataTAATGCATTAATAAAACCACGCagacaaaattatattttttaataagttGAAAATGAAAGCCTGCAGCAAACATGCACACCCACTGCTCACCTTGAGGGCTAAACAGTAGTCAGTGGGGGCCTTGTACTTGCTGCGATAGTCTTGGCCATGATAAACATTCACATGATCCAGCTGCAGGAAACACACGAGGTCCCGAGAGGCCTGTTGGAAAGGTGGCAAGTGCACAGAGAGccagagaaggaaaaatgaacagaaaacatCAACACATGTGTATGGGTGGATAAATACAGTGCTCAAGTATGCAGTGTTATCTGATCAccaaaaaaatcatttccagaTGTCATTTTATCTGAATTCATGTCATCTGTCATCTACATAGCAAACAGGTGTCAAGCTTAACATTTTTCCACTAGGTGGTGCTACAAGCATCAGGCATTTGAGTGGGTCGAAAAGGACACTAAAAAGGGAATAGAAAAAAAGCTGTGGAAACAGATTAGAAAGAAGAAAACTGGTGAAAAGCCTGCTTTGCAGAGAGACTGCTGATCCACCCATCACACCAACGTAATTGTAAAGGGGAAGTTGCTGGACACGACACAGGGGCACCAGTTTTCAGTTAAGTTCTCATGAATCTCACCCTCCTTCACCCGAAGCAAGTCCAAGTGAGGAAGGGGGATAGCGCAATCACTATGGCTGTTACTGCCCATTGTTCAATTTGACAATTAATGACTTCTGTAGCAAAAATcaggtttaaataaaaatgtctcattttgGGCTGCTCTAAGGACGGTCAGTGATATGTGTGTACACAGATATTTGACAGTACTTACCTTGGCCTTGCCCTTTGGCACATAATAGATTCCAGAGGCACGGAGCAGGAAGTAACGTTTCTTCCATGACTTCTTCCCATCCTCCTTCAGCCAGAGTACGCCTTCCATCTCCGGCACTGACACGGAGCTGCCACAGAAACATTCCTGCATGGACACAACTATTGTTATATAATCTATTGGAACTACAGTACATTCACCGGTACTCACTGTCCCACTGCACTGCCTGCATCTTACCTCCAGAAGGGCCTCCTTATTCCTGTCTGCCATCTCTGATGTCTCTTTCCTGCCCAACAAGTAGTTCTGTAGGTGAacaagacacagacacaaaagaTAAGCTGCACCTCTCATTGGAGTTTCCCATGGTG from Scleropages formosus chromosome 12, fSclFor1.1, whole genome shotgun sequence harbors:
- the raph1a gene encoding ras-associated and pleckstrin homology domains-containing protein 1a isoform X1, with amino-acid sequence MDQLSDDELDHAAEEDSDKEDQDLDKMFGAWLGELDKLTKSLDDGKPEKLRKAPLRQETNLANFSYRFSMYNINEALNQGDPVDLDALMADLCSIEQELSSIGKPNSGTSRLPPPGEAKLRQRPPAGHSVRHGSGSGSSGGSASSSARASPASTVRAGSGHGRPLASNFSLDDITAQLEQASLSMDEAAQQSMASPQPTPSSSSASSTSTLRRASSSSAPHHRRTGSAGAVSDHEVRSLGRSPRSSINSASAGSMDSLDMEKPPRPPEVDGLQQPAPQLPSQDTSPGQSSSEHSYLDRETSLILKNIAGKPTHMLTKEEQAAKLKAEKIRVALEKIKEAQVKKLVIRVHMSDESSKTMMVDERQTVRQVLDSLLDKSHCGYSPDWSLVETITELQMERIFEDHENLVENLLNWTRDSHNKLMFTERIEKYALFKNPQNYLLGRKETSEMADRNKEALLEECFCGSSVSVPEMEGVLWLKEDGKKSWKKRYFLLRASGIYYVPKGKAKASRDLVCFLQLDHVNVYHGQDYRSKYKAPTDYCLALKHPQIQKKSQYIKYLCCDDVRTLHQWVNGIRIAKYGKQLYMNYQEAMKRTEAAYDWSSLSSSSIKSGSSSSSLPESHSNHSTQSDSGVSDSTCSSHARSQSVVSSIFSEAWKRGTQMEESSKVKAESVRGPPAVQQPASSQPQARSSFPSVSVQPSPPPPPPPPPPPPPPPPPPPPLPNPSHHAAPTMFAKYSTITRLQNASQTASHFKPPSLAQQLLPPALPPHAVKPHVNVPATVNVPPPPPPPPPPPMPAPGSAMAVLKLGAAAASPPPSTTTPPPPVQGQPMLLSSRLQSNGFPPAPSLSSNGLQQVLAQKFPNLPVDVSPPASQIESQPVPQPSPPPPPPPSAPSPPQLPLQQITAPPTLAPAPPPPLPVQRVATPPPPAPAPLLPLLQQVAAPPLPAPAPPPPPPQQVAAPPPPSPAPPPPPPPPPPPPPPLQQIRAFPSPPPAPPFLQQVPAPPPPPPPAKNFSGGIPPLTAPKPSGHPTSPVSLFPPVPPPPPPPPGPIKKQHIVLSGHTPAQPPPTMPKQHSFASKCAATSSLVKQIASQFPGSSPNTLHAPESSKASAPPSPPAVKTKPKWQAGVQNQQQSPEFPPPPPEGSLDFPPPPPPPPLPPVPPPPPLPPSMGSPAKSAISSSSFGEKKTKKVEDLVSRFGQPSTSASSVSSSSSPSKDPPPGRLATPKPGKLNLSNLPLALQGLAGQHQQSNGDFPAPPPDYDYFPPPPPDSELLPPPPPPPPPPPPPPPLPVDKVALVTPQPQSASWNKASLKKTPPPIQLRRNAGTPEPLPPSPPPQQLPPTSPKGNLTVQPNFLEDLNRTLKRKSVTRHGSLTSSRVSAQLEPVATMDDMVLPPPPPELLLEQKQGNYASSNISGYATLRRGPPPAPPKRDQSTKLTG
- the raph1a gene encoding ras-associated and pleckstrin homology domains-containing protein 1a isoform X2 yields the protein MDQLSDDELDHAAEEDSDKEDQDLDKMFGAWLGELDKLTKSLDDGKPEKLRKAPLRQETNLANFSYRFSMYNINEALNQGDPVDLDALMADLCSIEQELSSIGKPNSGTSRLPPPGEAKLRQRPPAGHSVRHGSGSGSSGGSASSSARASPASTVRAGSGHGRPLASNFSLDDITAQLEQASLSMDEAAQQSMASPQPTPSSSSASSTSTLRRASSSSAPHHRRTGSAGAVSDHEVRSLGRSPRSSINSASAGSMDSLDMEKPPRPPEVDGLQQPAPQLPSQDTSPGQSSSEEEQAAKLKAEKIRVALEKIKEAQVKKLVIRVHMSDESSKTMMVDERQTVRQVLDSLLDKSHCGYSPDWSLVETITELQMERIFEDHENLVENLLNWTRDSHNKLMFTERIEKYALFKNPQNYLLGRKETSEMADRNKEALLEECFCGSSVSVPEMEGVLWLKEDGKKSWKKRYFLLRASGIYYVPKGKAKASRDLVCFLQLDHVNVYHGQDYRSKYKAPTDYCLALKHPQIQKKSQYIKYLCCDDVRTLHQWVNGIRIAKYGKQLYMNYQEAMKRTEAAYDWSSLSSSSIKSGSSSSSLPESHSNHSTQSDSGVSDSTCSSHARSQSVVSSIFSEAWKRGTQMEESSKVKAESVRGPPAVQQPASSQPQARSSFPSVSVQPSPPPPPPPPPPPPPPPPPPPPLPNPSHHAAPTMFAKYSTITRLQNASQTASHFKPPSLAQQLLPPALPPHAVKPHVNVPATVNVPPPPPPPPPPPMPAPGSAMAVLKLGAAAASPPPSTTTPPPPVQGQPMLLSSRLQSNGFPPAPSLSSNGLQQVLAQKFPNLPVDVSPPASQIESQPVPQPSPPPPPPPSAPSPPQLPLQQITAPPTLAPAPPPPLPVQRVATPPPPAPAPLLPLLQQVAAPPLPAPAPPPPPPQQVAAPPPPSPAPPPPPPPPPPPPPPLQQIRAFPSPPPAPPFLQQVPAPPPPPPPAKNFSGGIPPLTAPKPSGHPTSPVSLFPPVPPPPPPPPGPIKKQHIVLSGHTPAQPPPTMPKQHSFASKCAATSSLVKQIASQFPGSSPNTLHAPESSKASAPPSPPAVKTKPKWQAGVQNQQQSPEFPPPPPEGSLDFPPPPPPPPLPPVPPPPPLPPSMGSPAKSAISSSSFGEKKTKKVEDLVSRFGQPSTSASSVSSSSSPSKDPPPGRLATPKPGKLNLSNLPLALQGLAGQHQQSNGDFPAPPPDYDYFPPPPPDSELLPPPPPPPPPPPPPPPLPVDKVALVTPQPQSASWNKASLKKTPPPIQLRRNAGTPEPLPPSPPPQQLPPTSPKGNLTVQPNFLEDLNRTLKRKSVTRHGSLTSSRVSAQLEPVATMDDMVLPPPPPELLLEQKQGNYASSNISGYATLRRGPPPAPPKRDQSTKLTG